One window of Quercus robur chromosome 5, dhQueRobu3.1, whole genome shotgun sequence genomic DNA carries:
- the LOC126729063 gene encoding major allergen Pru ar 1-like, whose protein sequence is MGVFTYETEVSSFIPPSKMFKAFVLDVDLLGGPLPNIVPLPQAIKNVEILEGDGGPGTIKKITFGVDSKFKYLKHKIEGIDKENFTYSYSVIEGDALMDTLEKISYEIKLTPSPNGGSICKSTCKYHTKGDIEIKEDEIKGSKERASGLFKVVESYLLANPDTYN, encoded by the exons ATGGGTGTTTTCACCTATGAAACCGAGGTCAGCTCTTTCATCCCTCCATCTAAGATGTTCAAAGCCTTTGTCCTTGATGTAGACCTGCTAGGAGGGCCCCTCCCAAATATAGTGCCACTGCCACAGGCCATTAAGAATGTCGAAATTCTTGAAGGAGATGGAGGACCTGGAACCATTAAAAAGATTACTTTTGGCGTAG ACagtaaatttaaatatttaaagcACAAGATTGAAGGTATAGACAAAGAAAACTTCACATACAGCTACAGTGTGATTGAGGGTGATGCTCTGATGGATACACTAGAGAAAATCTCTTACGAGATAAAGTTAACGCCATCCCCTAATGGAGGGTCCATTTGCAAGAGCACTTGTAAGTACCATACCAAAGGCGACATTGAGATTAAGGAAGACGAAATTAAGGGCAGCAAAGAAAGAGCCTCGGGATTGTTCAAGGTTGTTGAAAGCTACCTCTTGGCAAATCCTGATACCTACAACTAA